From a region of the Streptomyces sp. NBC_01454 genome:
- a CDS encoding MFS transporter, with protein MGVRRALLDVRPLRSSAPYRRLWGGRTLSGLGSQMTLVAVMYQVWQMTHSTAWTGAVGLARAVPLLVLGLFAGSVVDRVDRRTCYLAATCGQTVCSLLLAVQGFLGGLPTPGVLLLVAVQSGFGAGSGPAVRTFIPRLLPEDQRAAGLALNRIAFQGAMLTGPALGGLLLNGLGPGGCYLVDALTFAAALHGARGLPRMHPGDEPARPGLRGVRDGLAFLVRTPVIRGALLTDLATTVLSMPISLFPLINAERFGGGPGTLGLFLTALAAGGIVASVLSGTFTRSARPGLVMLGGSAAWGMALTLFGLSSHPWVGLGFLVLAGAADTVSVVCRNTLVQRHTPDELLGRVGAAEQIVGQAGPDLGNMRQGLLADATSGVTALVSGGLLCVGAVALVGAATPGLRGCSTASPRPRDAAVAAPEKAQKNSGKGVDPADAPSTRG; from the coding sequence ATGGGAGTGAGGCGGGCCCTCCTCGATGTGCGCCCGCTGCGCTCGTCGGCACCGTACCGGCGGCTCTGGGGCGGGCGGACACTCTCCGGGCTCGGCAGCCAGATGACGCTCGTCGCCGTGATGTACCAGGTCTGGCAGATGACGCACAGCACCGCCTGGACCGGCGCGGTGGGCCTCGCCAGGGCCGTGCCGCTCCTCGTCCTGGGGCTCTTCGCCGGATCCGTCGTCGACCGCGTGGACCGGCGGACCTGCTATCTGGCCGCCACCTGTGGCCAGACCGTCTGTTCCCTGCTGCTGGCCGTCCAGGGCTTCCTCGGCGGCCTGCCGACCCCGGGCGTGCTGCTGCTGGTCGCCGTGCAGTCCGGCTTCGGGGCCGGCAGCGGTCCGGCGGTCCGTACCTTCATCCCCCGCCTGCTTCCCGAGGACCAGCGCGCGGCCGGGCTGGCGCTGAACCGGATCGCCTTCCAGGGCGCCATGCTGACCGGCCCGGCGTTGGGCGGGCTGCTCCTGAACGGGCTGGGCCCCGGGGGCTGCTACCTGGTCGACGCGCTCACCTTCGCCGCGGCGCTGCACGGTGCGCGCGGCCTGCCGCGGATGCACCCCGGGGACGAGCCCGCCAGGCCGGGTCTGCGCGGGGTGCGGGACGGCCTGGCCTTCCTGGTGCGCACGCCCGTCATTCGCGGGGCGCTCCTGACCGACCTGGCCACCACCGTGCTGTCGATGCCGATCAGCCTGTTTCCCCTGATCAACGCGGAACGGTTCGGCGGCGGCCCCGGCACTCTCGGGCTGTTCCTGACCGCCCTCGCGGCCGGCGGCATCGTCGCGTCCGTCCTCTCCGGGACCTTCACCCGGAGCGCACGCCCCGGCCTGGTGATGCTCGGCGGGTCGGCGGCGTGGGGCATGGCGCTCACCCTGTTCGGCCTCTCGTCCCACCCGTGGGTCGGGCTGGGATTTCTGGTCCTGGCCGGCGCGGCCGACACGGTGTCCGTGGTGTGCCGCAACACCCTCGTCCAGCGGCACACCCCGGACGAACTGCTGGGCCGGGTCGGCGCCGCGGAGCAGATCGTCGGGCAGGCCGGACCGGACCTCGGCAATATGCGCCAAGGCCTGCTGGCCGACGCCACGTCAGGGGTGACCGCGCTGGTCAGCGGCGGCCTGCTGTGCGTCGGCGCGGTCGCCCTGGTGGGCGCCGCGACACCGGGGCTGCGCGGGTGCTCCACGGCGTCGCCCCGCCCCCGGGACGCTGCGGTGGCCGCCCCGGAGAAGGCTCAGAAGAATTCCGGGAAAGGTGTCGATCCGGCCGACGCCCCTTCGACGCGAGGGTGA
- the sigJ gene encoding RNA polymerase sigma factor SigJ — protein MDDHEWLAERFEENRSHLRAVAYRMLGSLTEAEDAVQEAWLRLDRSGADGVENLGGWLTTVVGRVCLDQLRRRTARREDPLEVHVPEPVVRRLDADGPEDAAVLADSVGLALLVVLETLSPVERLAFVLHDMFAMPFDEIAPIVDRTPAAARQLASRARRRVQGTAPAPDPDLARQREVVDAFLAASRGGDFDALLAVLDPDVVLRADGGAARGGMSKLVRGARAVVEQALLFSGFAPFARPALVNGAPGLVTAPGGEPLSVMGFTIAHGKVVEINILADPARLRRLDLTFLDG, from the coding sequence ATGGATGATCATGAGTGGCTGGCGGAGCGCTTCGAGGAGAACCGGAGCCATCTGCGGGCGGTGGCCTACCGGATGCTGGGGTCGCTGACCGAGGCGGAGGACGCCGTCCAGGAGGCCTGGCTGCGGCTCGACCGGTCCGGTGCGGACGGTGTGGAGAATCTGGGCGGCTGGCTGACGACGGTCGTGGGGCGGGTGTGCCTGGACCAGCTGCGCAGGCGCACGGCCCGGCGCGAGGACCCGCTCGAGGTGCATGTCCCCGAGCCGGTCGTGCGGCGGCTGGATGCCGACGGCCCGGAGGACGCGGCGGTGCTGGCCGACTCCGTGGGGCTGGCGCTGCTCGTCGTCCTGGAGACCCTCTCCCCCGTCGAACGGCTGGCCTTCGTGCTGCACGACATGTTCGCGATGCCCTTCGACGAGATCGCGCCGATCGTCGACCGCACGCCCGCCGCCGCCCGGCAGCTCGCCAGCCGGGCCCGGCGGCGCGTTCAGGGCACCGCCCCGGCCCCCGATCCCGATCTCGCCCGGCAGCGGGAGGTGGTCGACGCCTTCCTCGCCGCCTCGCGCGGTGGCGACTTCGATGCGCTGCTCGCCGTCCTCGACCCGGATGTGGTGCTGCGCGCCGACGGCGGTGCCGCGCGCGGCGGGATGTCGAAGCTGGTGCGCGGGGCGCGGGCGGTCGTCGAACAGGCCCTGCTGTTCTCCGGGTTCGCGCCGTTCGCCCGGCCGGCGCTGGTCAACGGCGCCCCCGGGCTGGTCACGGCGCCGGGCGGGGAGCCGCTCTCGGTCATGGGCTTCACCATTGCCCACGGGAAGGTCGTCGAGATCAACATCCTCGCCGACCCGGCACGGCTGCGGCGGCTGGATCTTACGTTCCTCGACGGCTGA
- a CDS encoding MFS transporter, which produces MTAAPDPAPPHPSPSLTTPPAGPPLWRDRRFVLLASARTISVLGNGFARVALSFAVLALPGAGPGQLSLVLACQAVPQLAFVLVGGVLADRVSRSRLMIVADLVGAAAYAGLAAMVLTGHAPLWALCTLAALAGTATALFSPAMDGVIPLLVPAGRLQRANGLLRVGMNSSMLLGLALSGVAVALVGAGWALALNAASFVVSALLIRGLRLSARPRPRVSGWSELRNGWREFAGRQWLWVVVVQYAFVVAALNANAGVLGPLAADGGLGGARPWSLIVAAQALGTITGAGLAARLRVRRPVLVAVLATFPSALPIALLAVRAPVPLIALAMFGSGMAADVFGVLWATTIQREIPEAALSRVSSYDWFGSLAFAPLGLLVAGPVATHLGVGRALAGCAALIVLATAAALLSPQVRGLRAPGPSHSGEASGGP; this is translated from the coding sequence GTGACCGCCGCCCCGGACCCCGCGCCCCCGCACCCGTCCCCGTCTCTCACCACCCCACCCGCCGGCCCTCCCCTCTGGCGCGACCGGCGGTTCGTGCTGCTCGCCTCCGCCCGTACGATCTCGGTCCTGGGAAACGGCTTCGCGCGGGTGGCGCTGTCGTTCGCCGTTCTGGCGCTACCGGGGGCGGGGCCCGGGCAGCTGTCGCTGGTGCTCGCCTGCCAGGCGGTCCCGCAGCTGGCGTTCGTGCTCGTCGGCGGGGTGCTGGCGGACCGGGTGTCGCGCTCCCGGCTGATGATCGTCGCCGACCTCGTGGGCGCGGCCGCCTATGCCGGACTCGCGGCGATGGTCCTCACGGGGCATGCGCCGCTGTGGGCGCTGTGCACGCTGGCCGCGCTGGCGGGGACGGCCACCGCGCTGTTCTCCCCCGCGATGGACGGCGTCATTCCGCTACTCGTGCCCGCCGGACGGCTGCAACGGGCCAACGGGCTGCTGCGGGTGGGGATGAACAGCTCGATGCTGCTCGGGCTGGCACTGTCCGGGGTGGCCGTGGCACTCGTCGGCGCCGGGTGGGCGCTGGCCCTCAACGCGGCCTCCTTCGTGGTGAGCGCGCTGCTGATCCGCGGTCTCCGGCTGTCCGCGCGGCCCCGCCCCAGGGTCTCCGGCTGGTCCGAACTGCGAAACGGCTGGCGGGAGTTCGCCGGACGGCAGTGGCTGTGGGTCGTCGTGGTGCAGTACGCGTTCGTCGTGGCCGCGCTCAACGCCAATGCCGGGGTGCTGGGGCCGCTGGCGGCCGACGGCGGGCTGGGCGGTGCGCGGCCCTGGTCCCTGATCGTCGCCGCGCAGGCACTGGGCACCATTACGGGCGCCGGGCTGGCCGCCCGCCTCCGGGTGCGCCGCCCGGTCCTGGTCGCCGTATTGGCCACCTTCCCGTCGGCGCTCCCGATCGCCCTGCTCGCCGTGCGGGCGCCGGTGCCGCTGATCGCGCTCGCCATGTTCGGCTCGGGCATGGCGGCCGACGTCTTCGGGGTGCTGTGGGCGACCACCATCCAGCGGGAGATCCCCGAGGCGGCACTGTCCCGCGTCAGTTCCTACGACTGGTTCGGCTCACTGGCCTTCGCTCCGCTCGGCCTGCTGGTCGCGGGGCCGGTCGCGACGCACCTCGGCGTGGGCCGTGCGCTCGCCGGCTGCGCCGCGCTGATCGTCCTCGCCACGGCCGCCGCCCTGCTCTCCCCGCAGGTACGTGGCCTGCGCGCGCCCGGGCCGTCCCACAGCGGCGAGGCATCGGGCGGCCCGTGA
- a CDS encoding GntR family transcriptional regulator produces MLFRVDPSSSVPLGDQIAACVRGAVADGTVDAGERLPAARELAASLGVNVHTVLRGYQRLKEEGLIELRRGRGAVVTGSASPARARLGETAERLIAEARHLGLSDEEIVTVVRTGLAGR; encoded by the coding sequence GTGCTCTTCCGGGTCGACCCCAGCTCGTCCGTCCCGCTCGGCGACCAGATCGCGGCCTGTGTCCGCGGCGCCGTCGCCGACGGCACGGTGGACGCCGGTGAGCGGCTGCCGGCCGCCCGCGAACTCGCCGCGTCGCTCGGCGTGAACGTCCATACGGTGCTGCGGGGTTATCAGCGCCTCAAGGAGGAGGGCCTGATCGAACTCCGCCGCGGCCGCGGCGCGGTGGTCACCGGCTCCGCCTCCCCCGCCCGTGCCCGCCTGGGGGAGACCGCAGAGCGGCTGATCGCCGAGGCCCGCCATCTGGGGCTCTCCGACGAGGAGATCGTCACGGTGGTACGGACGGGGCTGGCGGGGCGGTGA